CCACTCTATTGTAGGATGGGAATAATCGACCTATCAAAGATGATAATGGAGAACCTCTCATACATACAGATGGAACTGGTTTTATCTCCGAAGATTTAGCACTGAAGTGTCCGCAGGATTTTGGTAGAGCAGAATACATAAAGGACAAGGATTTTCAGGTGAGAACAAAGTTCTTTGAAACGCcaagttttcactttcaattgcATTGATAAAAGTTCCAAGTGTCAAAGAACATGTGCCATGATGGTTTCAGTTGACATATGTAAAGAACTAAACCAGATTTTGTTTTGAGATTTTGTATGAACTTAAAGGTCCAGTTTGCTATACTATAATTCATAGTTGTGATAGAGGAAAAACCTGTCTGATaccatcttccttcctctccttaATAAAAAAAGCTGTGGAGCTTTCTACTTTTGCCCCATTGCTGAGTCCTAAAATATCATGACTACATGAcaattttttttgcatgttaCTGTTGATTGCATTTCTGTTTTTTAAGGTTCCATGTTGCCGTATAGTGGCACTTCTTGAACCTTGTGCTTGTAGGATAAACTTAAGTTATTTGTATTCACCAGGTAGGGAGGTATACTCCATATTAACATGACAGACATGATCTCAGAGATGGCACTAGTTGTAGTTTCTTTCACAAATGTAAACATTGTCTTCTGCGCAAATTACTTTCACGTTTTGACCCAATTTGAGCTGTACTTTGGAGTAAAATATGCCAACAAAGGGATCTACTGGAAAGTGTAGATCAGCATTTATCTTAAATTGGGCTCAGAACATTTCATATGCATGTCCATATTCTTGCAGTACACCCATAAAATGGAGATAAACATTCACTACATGAACAAATCTAAATTAATGCTTACCTAGTTGGCTTTCATTTTATTGATAGATAAATAATCTGCTAAATTGTCTTGTGTacttctgtcttttttttttcaatggctGAATTGTTCAATATAATTTTCTAACTGTTTATTCTGCAAGTAGAAGTTTCACAATTTTGTCGGATTTGTGGATGCGCCATTTGATGTGAGAGGTACAGAAGCTCGGAATAGGGACCCGGTACGGGCACAGAtcctaattttttctattaaattTTATGAATGGATGCCTGGAAACATCTCAGCTGATGTTTTTAAGATCTTTAGAAGTTTTTCCTTTAATATTTTTGGTTTTCTTCCAGCCTCTGCTGATGCAGTGTCGTCTCTTCAGTCAAGGTCTTGCTGTTAAGGGAACTCTTCTTGTAAATAAAAAGGTAGCTTACTGTCTTTCCATGTGAATATTCTTATTGCAAAAGATGTATCTAAATGCTCTGTAGTTTTGCTAAACTGAGTTTGTTTACTGCACAAGCATTTGATTTGTTCGTATTTTTTTTCAACTGTCACCATAGCTTATAAAATCATCTCCACAAATTCAGCTTAAAGCAGGAACCATTCAGATTAGGCCCTCCATGATAAAGGTTCAGAAAGATAGGGAAGGTCCCATTGGGCAAACATTTGACTCACTGGAAATTGTTGCAGTCAGGTAGGCCATATAAACCCCACACCAGAGTCCCTTACTTCCAAATGTGGGATAACCAAGTCCCATACCTTAACAGTTGGGCCATAACATGCAATGACTTTGACAATTAAATAAGGCTTTGCATTGCAAAAAATTATCTATTCTTTATTTATTACTATAATAATTAGCTCCACTTGCTAGAAGTATCGTAAATGTGGTTAGATGTTAGGACAATTTAACAATTGTATCATAAGGAGGGAGCAAATATCAAAAAACTGTACTGCTTTTGGTGTGTCCTGTTAGAGATTGTAAACTGTTATTATTATTCGCCTTTCAGTCATAGACCGAGGAGATGTCATCTATCAAAGTATTTGATTGCTCTTTTGAGCTACGGAGGCGTTCCCAGGACCTTTTTTGTGGATCTAATGACAAGCGTGTTGGAAGAGACAAATGCTGTCTTCACAGATAAGCGTGCTGCATTCAAAGGTGATATGAGATACTATATTTTATTCTATGAAgagcttctttttcttttgcaattttggtaagttatctatccttttctttgacaaagaCAGAGTATTTTGTTGAGCACAAGTTACTGaatttggttgtttttctttaaATCTTTGTTGTCCtcagttttttgttttgcttAACTATACCGCAAAAAGTGATAACCTAGTtgcttttttgttatttttcttcattttcctcatATATATTGATAATTTCCTAAATGGTGTTCCTCTCTGCTTTAATTAATGCAGTTGCACTACATCAAGAAGGTTTTTATGATGCTGGCGGTGCTCTAAGACTGTTGTTAGCCGGAATCCCTCTTAATGAGCCTCATTTACAAAAACGTCTATCTGAGTTGGCAAATAATGAAAGAACCCTATTGAAAGAGGGAAAGATCCCTATTAGTGAAAGCTTTTACTTGATGGGAACGGCTGATCCTACAGGCttgttgaaagaaaatgaagtttgTGTGGTCCTGTATGTAGACTTTTTACATGCTCTGTTCTTTTAATTGGCTTCGATTATTCTCATCACTTGCATTATTTATATTTAAGTGAAGTGATTTTACTTCAACTGTGACCAACTTCATCCTTGGTTCTTTATGCATCAAGGGAAGTACTGCTTTGGAGATAATGAATGCCATGTATTCAAATTAATACCATTATCTATAACTCTGCTTGAGGACATTGCAAGTTTCTCATAACAAATGTTGTGAAAAACAGGTCCTTTATGCAAGTCCACAATTCATCTTGCAAATATATGAAGGGATAATATTAGAAACCTCCCTTAAgaggtttctcttaatatcacttggtacccttgaggtttttgaaatatcacttacctctcCCCTAGTAATTTAAAAAGACTATATTAATCCTCACTTGCCACATAATTCGCATATCAAATAATTGGAGTTAAAAAATAAAGTCATTTTCTTCTCTTACCTTTTTTTCCATCATTCTCTGTTACTCATTTTTTGTAATTGTGATAAAGTGGGGTAtgatttatttggttattttgagttaatttttataatgattggtACAATTTAATAGTTTGGGCAAAGGTTGAAAAGAAGttgaaaaaaatgtaaagtTTATAAGAAATCAGTTTTAAGCATATAGAGTTAAGTTGgtgcaagtgtatttcttttcaaatatcttttttatttttcaaatttattttttatggaGTATAGTTTTATGATGTGGTAGTACTATAAGAGATTGTTTTTTAGGCGATGGTTTCTCTAAAGTGAACAAAGTGGTTTAGGAATATTATTATTTAGCAAGTGAAGGGGTAGTTTAGggcttttaaaaattttgttacacaaataacaagAGAAAGGGAGGTAAGTGCTATTAAgataaacctcaagggaggtttctgatgtTATCCCGTATATGAATAATATTCGATTTGAATCCAAATAGTATCTTCATGctaattttgatatttctggTTTCTTGTATATTAGGGATAATGGTCAGGTTTCTGGGAAGGTTTTACTTTACAGGAATCCTGGTCTGCATTTTGGGGATGTCCATGTCCTTGAAGCGGTTTATGTGCCGGCGCTGGAGGATATAATTGGCAATGCCAAATATGGTATATTCTTCTCCACGAAAGGTCGGAGATCTGTTGCTTCTGAAATTGCAAATGGAGACTTTGATGGTGACATGTATTGGGTTTCTAGAAATCCTCAGGTTTGTGTTCACTAATCTTGTGATTAAATTAATAGTAGTCATTTTTTGATTCCTATTCTGAATTTTTTTATATTGGTCATAAGATATTATGTATCTTGAGCGTGTGGGTATTGATGTGAaggagacagagagagagagagcaatcaGAAACTTAAGATGCTAGTCAATCTGGTTTTTGCTTGCAAGTTGCAAATCTATCAATCTAGTTCTCTTGGTCTCGTGTTGCTTATAAGGTAAAACGTGAAGAGAGATGCTGAAAATATAAAATGCTGTGGCACTTTTAAGTTAAATCTGGTCCAGCAATGAGCTGTGCTGCGTTTCTTTGGTACCATGTTATGTTCATGTGTTATGGTACCTGTCTGCTTGAGGTATCCCAGCATATATTACAACTCTGAGATTTTTCATTTAGCTAGATCCACAGAATTGCTTGTCTTGGAATCTATCTCTCCtggcattttttttgtttggcttCTAGCTTTCATGTATTTGCAGATGTAGCAAAGTTTGCATATGCTCTAAATTTGTGTAAGAAATTGGATCTAGCTTTGATTTTTTATCTCTGTGGATGACAGCTCTTAAAGTACTTCAGAGCAAGTCCACCATGGACGCGTGTTTATCCAAGTCCGCGAGCAGAGAGGAAGAATCCAAATGAATATTCAGCTGAACAATTGGAGCATGAGCTTTTTCGACATTTTCTAAAGAAGCCAAGGTATGCTGCCATCTTTGCATGTAAGAATAGCATGTGCATATCGTTCATGTATTGACAGTCACAAACAAGCATAAACATGCATGGTGTTTTAAAACATTTATGTATCTCTGTACAGGAGATAACATGTTTGTCCATATGATACGCATATGTAAACACAACTTAGCATATATGTAGTATTATGCACATACAGATACTTTGCTCGAACATGGTGAATTTGGGCTTATTACTGGATTGATTAGATACTCATGTGACACCACTGGGTTCAAGCTTAGATTTATGTACTTATTCCTGTTTGAATGCCTAAATGTTTTGTGAATCTTTGCAGAGTACTGCCTGTATACAAAAGGAGAACCATgtgaaattttgtgaagtacTTGTGTCATCAATTATTGTTCAATTCCAGATAAAGGGCGTTTCCAATATTTCTCTGTTGTGTAGTAGTGAGTTAGGAGAAAATATAGAAGCAAATTCCTTTCAGAAGAACATGTTGGAAGTTTTGGATGCTCAAGGATGATGGAGATGAGGCTATTGATCAATAATATTAAGAAAAATGGCTCAAATGCATAGATCATCTGCCTTGTTTATGGAAGTGATAAGAGCGTACGAGCCCAAATTGAATGTTTGTCACTGTTATGTCCTTCGATTGCTATCTCCTCAAATTGAAAATGTCACATCAATTAGTATCTGGAAATAACCTTCCGAtagattttgtttttgttgtgaaTGTCTCTAAAGTTTTGATCTTCTTTTCAGCTATAATATGGCTGTTGCTGCTGATAGTTGGCTAGCTTTTATAGACCGTCTCTTGATATTGGGTGATGACAATGCCAAAGAGAAAGATGCTTTGAAAGAAAATATGCTTAAGTTGATTGATATATATTATGACGCGCTTGATGCACCAAAACGTGGAACGAAGGTCAGTTCTGTGGATACAAATCTTTTTTGCAACTGCCATTCAAATTTTTGTGGATGAGTCTGTCATGGTTACTTTCTAGATTCTTTTTTGGCTTGATGTGCTTGTGTATTTGTGTGCGTTCCTCTAGCACTTTTGTGAAGTTGTGCTTCTTCGCTTGGATTTTAAACATGTAGCTCTCATTTCTTCTGGTAAATGGTGATTGCTTTTTAGCTCTTTTCATACTTTTTATACCTTGAGAAGTGATGTTCATTGCCATCTTTTTAATTGTGATTTTAGATATTTGTGTGTTTTGGAGAACTAGCATGTTTGAATTTGTTTAGTGTCAAAGATAGGCTATAAATGTTTCCTACTATCATCAACATGCCGAGAAGAAGTTTGAAAATCATCTGATCAACGTAGTCCGTTTCATTCTTTCACAGGTCATTGTGCCTGAGGAGTTGAAGGCAGAAAGATTTCCCCATTACATGGGAAAGGATGGTAGCTACCGTTCTACTTCTGTCTTGGGTGACATTTATGACAGAGCAGAGGCATTTCAATCTGAACAACGGTGTATAGGTGGTTTGCATTCTTCTCTGTGCCCGTACCTTGATATTTAGGGGTTGATGATCTTTCTTGTAAATTACGCTGGATTCTTTGGAAAAAGCCTGATTGGTTTTATATTCTCGACAACTGACTCCAAAACATGAGTTCTACTAAGTTCCAAGACTGACATCCATCTTCCACGTGTAACTGTAGCTATTGAAAAACTGCCGTGTTTCGATGTCGAAGTTCCCCAAAACTACTTGAGCTCTTGGAGAGGAAGGTACAACGAGTATCGAAAGGAGATGAATGTGGCACTGCAAAAGGATGATGAATCTAGGAATGATGCTGCTGATGACGTAATCAAGAAATACAAGCGGGTCAGTTTTCATCTTTGTAGTTTATTTACATTGTGGTAAAGAGAAAAATTACTTGGTTGAAAGAACTATGCGATTGCAGTTACTGTACGAAGCAGCAGAGTTTGAAGAAAGTAAGAAGGATGTGCAGGAGATCCATAAGGAGGCACTTGCATTATATCAGGTAACCTATGACTATGCCATTAGCACAAAAGACGCAGGAAAATGTGGGTTTGCCTGGAAAGCAGCAGGTTCTGCTCTCTTGAGCTATTTTGCTACTGGCAGAAACGAAAGACTCGTACCAGTTTCACCGTCTGCTCTGCGAGAACTGTTTTCTTAGCCTCTCTTGGTCTTTCGCAACCGGCTTCGAAAGCACTGACCCAACTAGGAGTGTAGTAAAATGTTAAAAGAGACCTCTACTGGTATTATGCCCCGAGTACATCTCTAAATAGCTCATCCCTGAGCAAAAGTATTGCAAGGAGCCTTCAGAAGTTCGTATGTATTTTTGTTGTGGCCTCATCTTCCCTAAGCAACTAGTTGTTTGTTGTTGTGTAAATTTCTGCGCTCCAATAGCTTCTGTAAATATAGGGCTACGCTCAGACAGTCGCATGCATGTATGTGCTGGAGATCGCAGTGGGTCGCGGATGATGCCGTTGTCTAAGCACCtgctaatatattattattgctATATCCTTCTGTGTCTGCCGCTGCTTTTGCATTGGTAAAATTTTCAGTAGCCTTTTGGCCTTTCCTGCGTATGCTTTTGCATTGGTAAGCATTATATTGTTACGATGAATGTCACATGTCCTTAAATTTAAATTCTACTTATATGATACCTATCTAATaatgataatatatacactgtcTGATTGATAgggtatataagatttattcatatttatttatgaTGAATTGAAGGTGCCAATTTTATGTTCACATTTAGAAAATTGATTTATTGACAACacgttgcctttttttttttttcccttcttctaaTTGAAAGGTGTTTAGTTGTGATTGAGTAAGAATGATTTTTATGTTGTCcccattaaaataaaaaaataaaaaggaaaaaaaagtgtgGGGGATGATTCAAACAAA
The Coffea arabica cultivar ET-39 chromosome 6c, Coffea Arabica ET-39 HiFi, whole genome shotgun sequence genome window above contains:
- the LOC113691297 gene encoding probable RNA-dependent RNA polymerase 5 isoform X1, which translates into the protein MGDYHPPQPTTFLHTPATSKAAIMGSSLQTQRRGSVSLSEPVERMIEQICIEKQQPPPDHYARQRLFDIGEEKAYEIVRRIYYSEEAIRTTLSRYITWFTDSPQSPFRQSSSTPSPRTPPPQLHASSSPPKRALHFPPPPPTCFSQCDESPCSPMSKLNMSSPLPHPESARPSQTTHKSMFCCEPGVEESTSTHDMGYHFKVLNEISYQLTVLSQLEFRKFFLLYSYIGRSKLEEVITTENANKILEMKNLPMGVYESCIWDMCGKQLCAPSDRIEVINWDSGKTHFYYCHVYEDGSYCFKGPYLKTIRTHLQRALGDDNVLIVRFVDDGKCNSDRIIEDGIIVGLRRYRFFAFKDECKDAKKKKKGLEKNKTPLSAFPKCYFVRFDSIATSGTDEPYLLSSLEVNEARRLFMDVNSISSMAKYIARFSLILSKTIKLPVDLSSVVIDDTIQDIECRDGNNRPIKDDNGEPLIHTDGTGFISEDLALKCPQDFGRAEYIKDKDFQKFHNFVGFVDAPFDVRGTEARNRDPPLLMQCRLFSQGLAVKGTLLVNKKLKAGTIQIRPSMIKVQKDREGPIGQTFDSLEIVAVSHRPRRCHLSKYLIALLSYGGVPRTFFVDLMTSVLEETNAVFTDKRAAFKVALHQEGFYDAGGALRLLLAGIPLNEPHLQKRLSELANNERTLLKEGKIPISESFYLMGTADPTGLLKENEVCVVLDNGQVSGKVLLYRNPGLHFGDVHVLEAVYVPALEDIIGNAKYGIFFSTKGRRSVASEIANGDFDGDMYWVSRNPQLLKYFRASPPWTRVYPSPRAERKNPNEYSAEQLEHELFRHFLKKPSYNMAVAADSWLAFIDRLLILGDDNAKEKDALKENMLKLIDIYYDALDAPKRGTKVIVPEELKAERFPHYMGKDGSYRSTSVLGDIYDRAEAFQSEQRCIAIEKLPCFDVEVPQNYLSSWRGRYNEYRKEMNVALQKDDESRNDAADDVIKKYKRLLYEAAEFEESKKDVQEIHKEALALYQVTYDYAISTKDAGKCGFAWKAAGSALLSYFATGRNERLVPVSPSALRELFS
- the LOC113691297 gene encoding probable RNA-dependent RNA polymerase 5 isoform X2; its protein translation is MSKLNMSSPLPHPESARPSQTTHKSMFCCEPGVEESTSTHDMGYHFKVLNEISYQLTVLSQLEFRKFFLLYSYIGRSKLEEVITTENANKILEMKNLPMGVYESCIWDMCGKQLCAPSDRIEVINWDSGKTHFYYCHVYEDGSYCFKGPYLKTIRTHLQRALGDDNVLIVRFVDDGKCNSDRIIEDGIIVGLRRYRFFAFKDECKDAKKKKKGLEKNKTPLSAFPKCYFVRFDSIATSGTDEPYLLSSLEVNEARRLFMDVNSISSMAKYIARFSLILSKTIKLPVDLSSVVIDDTIQDIECRDGNNRPIKDDNGEPLIHTDGTGFISEDLALKCPQDFGRAEYIKDKDFQKFHNFVGFVDAPFDVRGTEARNRDPPLLMQCRLFSQGLAVKGTLLVNKKLKAGTIQIRPSMIKVQKDREGPIGQTFDSLEIVAVSHRPRRCHLSKYLIALLSYGGVPRTFFVDLMTSVLEETNAVFTDKRAAFKVALHQEGFYDAGGALRLLLAGIPLNEPHLQKRLSELANNERTLLKEGKIPISESFYLMGTADPTGLLKENEVCVVLDNGQVSGKVLLYRNPGLHFGDVHVLEAVYVPALEDIIGNAKYGIFFSTKGRRSVASEIANGDFDGDMYWVSRNPQLLKYFRASPPWTRVYPSPRAERKNPNEYSAEQLEHELFRHFLKKPSYNMAVAADSWLAFIDRLLILGDDNAKEKDALKENMLKLIDIYYDALDAPKRGTKVIVPEELKAERFPHYMGKDGSYRSTSVLGDIYDRAEAFQSEQRCIAIEKLPCFDVEVPQNYLSSWRGRYNEYRKEMNVALQKDDESRNDAADDVIKKYKRLLYEAAEFEESKKDVQEIHKEALALYQVTYDYAISTKDAGKCGFAWKAAGSALLSYFATGRNERLVPVSPSALRELFS